TTCAGTGACATCATGTAGCATTCTGGTGACATCATGTAGCATTCTGGTGACATCATGTAGCATTCTGGTGACATCATGTAGCATTCTGGTGACATCATGTAGCATTCTGGTGACATCATGTAGCATTCTGGTGACATCATGTAGCATTCTGGTGACATCATGTAGCATTCTGGTGACATCATGTAGCATTCTGGTGACATCATGTAGCATTCTGGTGACATCATGTAGCATTCTGGTGACATCATGTAGCATTCCGGTGACATCATGTAGCATTCTGGTGACATCATGTAGCATTCTGGTGACATCATGTAGCATTCTGGTGACATCATGTAGCATACTGGTGAACAAAAAAGAATGTCAAAGGAGAGAAAAAGCTTTGTTTTCAAAAATGGAATAGGTAAATTTATAATGTAGGAGAGCTGAACCTGGTCATCGACCGTTTAAAATCACCAAAAAATTAACAAAGAGAAAAGGTGAAAGATGAAAAAGAAGTTAACCAATACGCTGAAAATATATCGGTTTATGAATGATGAAATGTCACAGGAGGAACTTGGAAGGGCTGTTGGTCTTTCCCGAAGCTCGATATCGATGCTTGAAAATGGAAAACGTTTGCCAACGCTTATTCAGGCTTACAGATTATCAAAACAGCTCAATACCACTATAGAAGAGCTGTTTTTCGGTAAAGAAAGACCTTCCTCCAGCTGACAATAGATATCACTTCTCAAAACTTAGCTGGATAACCCCTATCCGCCCCGCCTTACATATTGATATAAAATGCCACTTGTATATTGCTCTTTAGCAACCGATAATGTAATTTCAAAAAAGTTGACATCCCGTCATACTTCCCGAGTTACTGCAGGATTACAAATGTTAAACAATTCAGTAGGCATTTGTAAGCTTGTTGAAGGCAGCTATCACGCCACCATTTAAAGGAGTTTTACCATCATTGATTTAAAGCGGCAGCCCTCAGAATGTTTTACAGAGGTCTTTTCTATATCGATTATCTTCAGAACTTAAGAAGAGGGCAGCGCAGGCAGAATGTTGTCGAGGATAGCGTGTAAGCTCTTTGATTTAATAGAAAAAAGCAGGTGTGGGTTAAGAACCGTTACGGGCAGAAGGGAGATGGTGAGTTTCTCTTCTGCCCGTTTCAGATTTGTTCTTCTTTTGTGTTTTTTACTCGCACTGCCTGTCCTGAGCTCCCAGTCGAAGGGAGCAACCTGATTTTGTGAATCGGAATAGTCGAAGTGTTCTTAAAAATTCAATTGAAAGTAAAAGAGATTGAGAGAGAATAAGAATGTTTTGGGCGGCTGCCGAAGACAGTTCGGCCAGGCTCACTGTAAACTTACCGGTCCTCCTTTCGGCTCGTCGTTCCTCCTCGGTGCCTCGTTTGTAGGGCTTCGCGAAGACGCTCCGCCCTTTGAGGGCACTGGCACTTGAGAAAGTGCCACATAGCCGTCCTCCCTTGCGCGGTTTACCGTGGAGATATTTGTATTACCGTTTAAGAGGCCCCTAAATCCCCTGAAGGGGACTTTGGGACCTTGGTTCCGGTTTTTCTCTCACTTTCCGTTCGCACTGCCTGTCCTGAGCTCCCAGTCGAAGGGAGCATCCCGATTTTGTGAATCGGGATAGTCGAAGTGTTCTTAAAAATTATAATTAA
Above is a window of Chitinispirillum alkaliphilum DNA encoding:
- a CDS encoding sensory transduction histidine kinase yields the protein MTSCSILVTSCSILVTSCSILVTSCSILVTSCSILVTSCSILVTSCSILVTSCSILVTSCSILVTSCSILVTSCSILVTSCSIPVTSCSILVTSCSILVTSCSILVTSCSILVNKKECQRREKALFSKME